TGTTTCAAGTTTTTTACACTTTAAATCTTTTGACAAATGATAGTGTTGTtggattaaattgttaaatgttaagAGGGAGGAGGATGGTGGGGGTCAAACTCGCACTAATAGAGAGGTTTACATAGAACAAGTGCACCGTTTGTGCGGTTCCTTGTTCAATAATGTGGTATCATGTATACGTTTTACCCCATATAACAATTTGTTTATCGAATTAGAACGTCACATAATGGTAAATTCGTttcatataaattattttttcgcatcaaaatacataaatattatCTCTTAAATCTTTTACATCGAATAAAAAATTTGACGCTTAAACAAACCTAAAATATCTCGTACTTCCAGACCCCATAAAAATTAGCGTGAAGATAGTATGGCTGGAATCTTTTCTGAAATTCAGAAGTAGGACGGTGGGAACTGCAAGTTCTGGCTCTGAAATCATGCACACACGAGGCTTCATGAAATAGAATAATCACACGTATAAAAAAGCAATGTGCTAAATTTGGTAATACTAAAATACATGTATGTACACACAGTTGCAGGCTTGGCACTATGGCAGCCGGCAACACAATAAGTCGTAGTGCGGGTCGGTTTAATTAGAGATTTGCACCCTCCACCGAAAACGATGAACACATGAAAGTTTGTACATTGTTATTTCTTTATGTTATTTTACATTGAACGAGGATCTTTTCCGGATTTTCTTTGTGAGAATTCTGATAATTCTTTAATCACATTGGTTCACCGTATATtgtacggtcagttttcgtcaggtattgtttatatttaattttaaacaaaaaaatttaccatgatgtctgaccacacgatatacgatgaataaaTATAATTGAAGGATGTCTGGAATCCTTACGAAAAAGATTTTCATTATCTAAATATTACTTAAATCATTCCTCaaaaattacccaaaaaaaattttCCTTAGCATATCACTCCTCCATGACTTCCCTCTCATATTTTGTTGTTGCTACTAGTATGtacgtttgaccaaaaaaaatgttttttaatcCTAAGTTCGTCTCATGGAGGCATTGACGCTGATCACGAACAATATGAAAGAAATTTATTCATGTCTTTTTGGTTGGACAATGTGTTTATTCGCTTTACACTTAACTAGAGTGATTTAGAATagaataaattgtaaaaaaaaaaaaaaaaaaaaggttcttgAATCTTGAGATACTATTGGTGCAGATCAAAGCAATTACAAGCGTCACCCAAAATACAACCGGGcaaacactcaatgattcaagaTTTGAGATGTTAAACTTACctaactttcatataaaataaaaataaaaataaaaataaaaaaaaagcttacctaattaaacatttcatatttatgcatttacgctcatcaaacctttttttttgtcGATGATACCCACGAAGGATAGCCCCACGTAATTTGTATGATTAATTATGGGTTTGTATAATCATTCATACTAGTGATAAAGATGATGACAGCAAAGATACACATAAAAACGAACCCTGTAGCTTTCTAGGTGGACCTTTTgagataaaaattaataattcttAAAAAAACCTTGCTTTTCTAAGTGTTCAGTTGATAAGCAgttcgttttcagtttttcatttttgtttttttaattgaaaattgattttattgAGTAACTACTTTAAGTCTTCTGTTAAttttcagtttaaaaaaaaattaaataatgaaaaccaaaaactgAAAGTCACATTAGtcttgttttcaattttcattgttttgaaaactgaaggtaattatcaaacaaatttcaattttcaaaaaagtaaaaagtgcaaaccgacaaaaaaaaaattaaaaataaaagttatcatATGGCCCCTACCtttatgtttttatatgtttactTTGCTATTTTACGGAGGTGTCCATGACATATACAATATGAACTCAACATAAAATTAATGAGGAAAATTGTTCACTTTTCCACACAAATCTAAGCATCCATCATCTCTTCGCTTTTCCTTCTTGTGTGTTTGGTAGTCATCGTTTTCTCACTCTATTAAGGAAAGCATTCGTggttattgacacaccccgatctagatcagggcatgttgggcgtcacgtggaagtgacgtaaccatgtgcacagtgtggaagctaataaaatgatAATGGAAATAGtgatacgaataaataaaaactggttttacataaagtaataacaaatgcaagcgtaagtgtgacgctaagttcagagcataaaacctaaagcagtccaaaagaaaatgtcGCAACAAAAGTACATCCGAAGGTGGCcttacgctggtgatcgtccgTCAGAAATGCCAggaaaatcctctgggaaaccaccaaacctgctagtcaactagaacctggaggggcgcaaaacaaaagcgtgagtgggcaaaaacaaagcttttcgaaaaccatttaataaataagttctaacctctcgtcgtaaaacctgtatacttcccagaaaatagatatacatatatatatataccaatcatgctcaagaatatgtcatgccaaagcctcaaaataaaatgcaagtgctcaggtataatcatatcactatcatataatctggcagccggagtcacctaacgtaacttgtacggctgaatctagagctaaaatctcaatctcactaactagacctgcacacgagtcggaaccacctaaagtggtctgtacgacaggcatgggtgtaacatatatatatgctcaagtgctacgatcacgtgaaggctgggcgaataatcgcgggtcacctacgagtcggaaccacctaaagtggtctgtacgacaggactgtgcacctaacttggatccaagctgagcgtgtggtgcgggaggtgaacatcacgtgaaggactgtgcctaactctgggcgggagcactaacaccgggggtgcaggttatgagctctctaagcatctaaaatcactactgaatgtaaacatgaataacactgacctggcacttacctgtgcgtccgcagcaccaaatatgcatatatataaacaattaataatGCAACTAATCATGCATAACAACCGGCAATATAAATATGTCATATAACGAATAAACGTCTTAAAAtaactttctgggaaaaatataagtatataggtatatacggaaaaccaaaagcccactcactggtatgtggaagggtcgtaacccccctgccttGAGTGACCACGCTCATCCTCAGGATAGGTAttacctatatgcgaaacaactacaaaaatgttaattttacaacacataaccaacctttagaaataacttctcatacaatgctcaaatggggtgtatgaatacaccaacgtgatctactcaacctcaggaacatccccatatttttaaaataatttttcaccgccgcacgcgcccccacgcgccggccacgcgcaggcacgtgcttggcacgctgacggcgtcagttgacgccgtcaggaatattccgttatccctaacagattccgtcaacggcgttaggaatattccgtcagatttgacggaatattccatcgtcttctccggcgagactctggcgccgtcgccggcgccggaaaatcgggaaattttcaaacctttgtaacttcttcgtttttcacccaaatttcacaaaattggaaccaaaatgaagcttacaacaagaggaacacaatcatactactttcaagtgctaaaatccacaaaatctcacctggaaaatcaccccaactccggccaacctcgaaactcgtgatcccgacgtccaaaaccttcaaacgaaccacctcgagcctcctagggacctcaccaagctttctacaagcttgaaattcccaaaaacgtgagaaatcacgtgtgcatgaacagtaccaaaatcgagcatcgtgagttcgacgtgaaaacgaaggtattctcacctgaaataggtatggttggactcctacgagcctcacgagcatggatatgtgcttggtttcttcgatctgtagaggtttgatgtgtttgtgtgtgtgtccgtacaatggaggggaaaatgggaagggaacTGGGCACGGGATAGGGGGTACAGGGTAAAGGAAAGGATGTGGGTGCAGATTATggtgtgtggcccaaaacatgccaacaaggaacccaaaaacaaccacaaaacgtaaaggaaacgcactaggggcaaaactatcttttcacgcgtacgtttttaaAATTCTCGGAACGGGCTGTTACAGTTATAGTTGCACTCCTACTTTATTGAGTGATTGTTTTCTCACTCTATTAAGGAAATCATTCGTAATTGTAGTCGCACTCTCACTTTATTGAGGAGTCTTTGTGGTTATGGTTGTAGTTGTTTTCTCGTTTTGTCAAGGTGAGTTCTTTGTAACGCCGGTTTTGGTTTGTGCACTAGGCAAAGAACTATGAGGGGAAAGCTCAACATTGATTGCAGATGACTCATAATATAACTTCTTTGTCAACAATTGCACCATATGATGCTGTGGGTTTCCCCTTTTGGTGCATTTATGATAGTTCTCCTACTTGCAATATGTAGTTATCATGAATTTCTTTCCTATTGGTTGGATTTAGATCCATTGTGTTTAAGTAATTGTATTGTATTTGGCATGTGTAGCCTCTTGGTTTGCTCTACCTTGACATGTTTATCTTATgtaaattttttacaatttataaagaaatttctttttaatatgaaaaaaaatccaTGACTTGTTAAGGAATTGGACTTGATTATGGATAATTCATGTATTCATTAACTATAGAGGAATCAAAAGAGAAGTAAGGTCTACACCAAATTAGAAATTCAATTTCTCATTTTCAAGGAATCGGGAGTCGGGGGTGGTAATACAATAACCAACTTCAATGAGAATGTGGATATATTTGGGTGATGTGGGACACGAGTCACTAATACTGTTAAGAAAGCTGAAGTTTCAATCTAAAGCTTATTGACTAGGTGTAAACTAGTTTTCTCAGCACCCTTGTAAGATTTCTTAATCTTTTGATGGGGGTTAACTCACTCAAGATCTTCACAAACATCGTCAGAACAAAACAATTAGGTATCAAACTTACTCTAGATATGTATCTTTTTCATATTCTTATAAGTTCGACATGCGACCTCCTCTAATCAAGTAAAGACAACTACTACTGTACTAAAGACTCATTGGTAAAAATATGTATTTCAATATGAATACGATATACTAGACCGGATAAATATAAACTTGATATAATTACTATATAAATCAGACGAGTAAGACATCCATTAATTAATGAGTAATACATGAGATTGTTCTGTACGCAATAACACAATCGAAATACTTTATCGTCCTCATCATGCCCTCTTGGAATCGAAAAGGCCACGAAACATATACATCATCAAACACACTTTTGGCTCCATATatactttaatttttgttttttttggaagCCCATATATACTTTAATTAACGTAGGAATGAATCGATTGATTTGATATCTAATTCCTAATTTTTACTTGTAACACACTTTTGTTCacttaatattataatttaatgattttttttaatttatttataagtgagaggtcttaagttcgattctcgctaaggacagatttaaaccacattattactagcacaTTGCGAGGCTTAACTCGCCCACCTCCCATCTCTTACGGTAAATAAtctcatttgttcaaaaaaaaaaaaaaactcattcttTACTTTTggtctttatttaattaattaatttaatttttctggtaAATTGGGTCTACAGTCATACATGCTAATGGAATCCGAATCTCTATAATAATAATCTAACCTAAAatatgacacatcatttaacattgaatttaattagcTTCATCTAATTTTTCTCTAACTGATCCCTATCACCCTTGATATATATCTCAACCTATCATCCTTCTggtacactttttttttttggggaacaACGATTGCTTTAACTTAAAGCATGTGATTAGGTTGAGATCAGATGGAGTCTTTTCATTTCAATTAAAGTTTAATtaaacattaattaatttccACATCAAATTAGGCTAATTAGCTCCCCCACCGTCCTTTATTTTGGTAATCAAATTTCGTAATATTGGCTCCTGTAGACCCCTCtctaatataattttataaataaataattcaacTACATTACAGGTGAATTAAGTGTTGTAAATAAAAAGCAAgccatatttttttagtttttcaaaataaaaatcaagttGATGGATAATTGCactttttctctattttctcgTGCATCAAAAAATAATTTCCCAAACATGAAAATACAACAATATATCGTTCCCAAGCTCATTTTTCCACAAAATCTAGGGTGTCCAAGGGGTTTGAGCTTCCTCCTTCATGGCTTTGATATGTAGCAGGTTTCATAAATCCCACAACTGGTTTTACCAAACATGAAGATGGTCTCACGTATCCAGTGGCAAATGCATATTGGGACTTAGATCGTCTTAAGACTAGTCGGAGTCCGAGAAACATACATGTGAAGGTCTTCCAAGGATCCTCTAAATGTATGGTACgagtttttttttgtgcaaaccAAGTGTTTGACGAAATGCCTCCCGCATGTTGCGTCAACAACACTCTTCAAATTCTCTCAAGAATACTCATAAGATTGTTTTTTGTTCGGCTAACAACAACAAGCTTATCAAGTGTTCGAAGAAATTTCTCAGTGaataaactgatttttttttatttttatttttgcgcgCTCCACATTCTTTTCTGTCTTAAAAAACTTGGAACCTTTAACATTGTGATCCCTTAAGATTCGAATCTTAAATCCACCACTACACGTACCCATTGAGTATCTAATTCAGTATCCGAACGGATGTTCTCAAACAATCTATATTTTGTAACCTTGAAAGCTGAATCCCACATATAAAATGTGGTTGAAAGATATCCTAAATGCGTGAGTGTGTTCCATAAGTTCAGAAATCGACTTCAGCTAACACTTTTGATTTGAAGTCTCGAGTTGCTACCTACAGAAAGCTGAGCAGGAAAATACATtttcttgttatttttatttgatttctttttgtataaGCGGTGATAGGGAGGAGCAAGTTGAGCTTAAGACctttaaccctaaaccctcacaTTCGTGTGCGCGACTGATCATTCATATTTAGTATTTACACTTAAAGAGGGTGGAGAGAATAAATTGATTACGAACTTATCATTTACGACATTCAAACTTAAGATTTATTTACtcacaagtaaataaaaaaatcactaaGCAACAATAATGAGAATTTTCTatgagaatcgaacataaaatcTATAAATTCCTGATGGAGATGAATATTATTAACCGTAATGCTAGAGTTTCTCTGTCCAAAGTCAGATGGTATATTCGTAAACGAGGACCGTCAGCGTATATTTGTAAACAAGGACCGATTATCCTCGGAATATTCCAAACCACCGGAGGCATTCAAATCACAGTGAAATCGCAAAGGTTTGACAAGGACAAACAAGCTCAGTACTCATTTATTAACCGAGCAAACTTCTTACCTTCCtgcgaaaaaaagaaaaaaaaaaagaatttcgCATTCTTCCTTTCGGGAATGGAGGATTAGGAAAATCCTATTGATTGCAGCTCTCTCCAGACCTCCGGAAAAAGCGTGAAGAAAATGTAGAACACAATGTTATTTCTCAATCAAAATTTAGAACCACATAAATAAGAAATCCAAGTCGAAAGACCATTAAAACCAAGATAGGCAAAAAGCCGAGTCAACAAACGCGCAATATTCTAACAAAACAAAGCACAAAAATAGACTTCATCCCCCAATTTTAAACATAGAAAGTAAAGAAAGCAATAATATAGACTAGGATTACAACATGCATTCTGAACTTTCTCTGCCAATTGCTTAGCACTTGACCTCCTTCAAACCATGAGCAAAGTAGATAAATGTTGGGTCGGTCGCGCCCTCCTTGTAGTAGGCAAAGACCAAAACGCCATCATCATGCATGCTCTCCCCAACAAAGCTGCAAACAACATCCGATTCAATGTTAATATCATTTAAGTAACATAGAAACGAGTGAACCCCCAACTGATAGGATCACGACATCAGATTATGATTACGGAACAATCAATCACCATGGGCGCAATATCAACAAAACTTACAATTGGAGGTCGCTGAGCTTCCCAATCAGAAACTTGGTTGCTGCCTCAATGTTCTTCTTGAACACCTCTTGGCTCTCCCCCTCCAACTTGGGTGTCAACAGTTTGATATACCTCTTCACCCATGTGACAAACTGCTTCTTGTCGTATGGAGGTTGCTCCTGCAAGC
This Pyrus communis chromosome 6, drPyrComm1.1, whole genome shotgun sequence DNA region includes the following protein-coding sequences:
- the LOC137737022 gene encoding translationally-controlled tumor protein homolog; the encoded protein is MLVYQDLLTGDELLSDSFPYREIHNGMLWEVDGKWVVQGAVDVDIGANPSAEGGGEDEGVDDQAVKVVDIVDTFRLQEQPPYDKKQFVTWVKRYIKLLTPKLEGESQEVFKKNIEAATKFLIGKLSDLQFFVGESMHDDGVLVFAYYKEGATDPTFIYFAHGLKEVKC